The following are from one region of the Nocardioides marmotae genome:
- a CDS encoding 16S rRNA (uracil(1498)-N(3))-methyltransferase, translating into MSLPVHLVPTLEGAGVGSTVTVEGDEAHHAVAVRRLRVGESVVLTDGAGTSVTAEVTSTGKRVFEASLADVRRVAAPTPAVIVVQALPKGDRGELAVEVLTEVGVARVVPWAASRSVAVWKGERAAKSLAKWRSTAREAAKQARRSWFPEVSDLASTADVVALLESATLGVVLHEEASLPLAALEVPVEGPVVVVVGPEGGLTEEEVAAFTVAGASSVRLGAEVLRTSTAGVAAVAALLSRTSRWG; encoded by the coding sequence ATGTCGCTGCCGGTCCACCTCGTCCCGACGCTGGAGGGCGCCGGGGTCGGGTCGACCGTGACCGTCGAGGGAGACGAGGCGCACCACGCCGTCGCCGTCCGCCGGCTGCGGGTGGGGGAGAGCGTCGTCCTCACCGACGGGGCCGGCACCTCGGTCACCGCCGAGGTGACCTCGACCGGCAAGCGGGTCTTCGAGGCGTCCCTCGCCGACGTACGCCGGGTGGCGGCGCCGACGCCGGCCGTGATCGTGGTCCAGGCGCTCCCGAAGGGCGACCGCGGCGAGCTCGCCGTGGAGGTGCTCACCGAGGTGGGCGTCGCGCGCGTCGTGCCCTGGGCGGCGTCCCGCTCGGTCGCGGTCTGGAAGGGCGAGCGGGCCGCGAAGTCGCTGGCCAAGTGGCGCTCCACCGCCCGGGAGGCCGCCAAGCAGGCCCGCCGCTCGTGGTTCCCCGAGGTCTCCGATCTCGCCTCGACCGCCGACGTCGTCGCGCTGCTGGAGTCCGCGACGCTCGGCGTGGTCCTGCACGAGGAGGCGTCGCTGCCGCTGGCCGCGCTCGAGGTGCCGGTCGAGGGCCCGGTGGTCGTCGTGGTCGGGCCGGAGGGCGGCCTGACCGAGGAGGAGGTCGCGGCGTTCACCGTCGCCGGCGCCTCCTCGGTGCGGCTGGGCGCGGAGGTGCTGCGTACGTCGACCGCGGGTGTCGCCGCCGTCGCCGCGCTGCTCTCGCGGACCTCCCGCTGGGGCTGA
- the dnaJ gene encoding molecular chaperone DnaJ: MSQDLYELLGVDRDADDTAIKKAYRRLARQYHPDVNPEPEAQERFKEVSRAYEVLSDPQKRAAYDRGGDPFGGAAGGFGQGPGFSFTDIMDAFFGGQPGAAGGGRGPRPRVRRGQDALIRLEVSLAEAAFGVTRELKVDTAVLCTACHGDGAAPGSQPVPCETCRGQGEVAHVQRSFLGEIRTLRPCAACRGFGTIIPEPCRECSGDGRVRSRRTLTVKIPAGVDTGTRVQLAEQGEVGPGGGPAGDLYVEIQVAAHPVFTRHGNDLHCTVTVPMTAAALGTSLTLPTLEADVEQGADSGVETEFELEIPAGTQSGTEQVLRGRGVPGLRGGRGDLVVSVAVETPQRLDPRQEELLRELAAIRGEETPSGQVKPGSKSFFGRLRDAFDGH; the protein is encoded by the coding sequence GTGAGCCAGGACCTCTACGAGCTGCTCGGAGTCGACCGCGACGCGGACGACACCGCGATCAAGAAGGCCTACCGCCGGCTCGCGAGGCAGTACCACCCGGACGTCAACCCCGAGCCGGAGGCGCAGGAGCGGTTCAAGGAGGTCTCCCGCGCCTACGAGGTGCTCTCGGACCCGCAGAAGCGGGCGGCGTACGACCGGGGCGGCGACCCGTTCGGCGGGGCGGCCGGCGGCTTCGGCCAGGGCCCGGGCTTCTCCTTCACCGACATCATGGACGCCTTCTTCGGCGGCCAGCCCGGTGCGGCCGGGGGCGGCCGCGGTCCGCGACCGCGCGTGCGCCGCGGGCAGGACGCGCTGATCCGGCTGGAGGTCAGCCTCGCCGAGGCGGCGTTCGGCGTCACCCGCGAGCTCAAGGTCGACACGGCCGTGCTGTGCACGGCCTGCCACGGCGACGGCGCCGCCCCGGGCAGCCAGCCGGTGCCGTGCGAGACCTGCCGCGGCCAGGGCGAGGTCGCCCACGTGCAGCGCTCGTTCCTCGGTGAGATCCGCACGCTGCGCCCGTGCGCGGCGTGCCGCGGCTTCGGCACGATCATCCCCGAGCCGTGCCGCGAGTGCTCCGGCGACGGCCGCGTGCGCTCCCGCCGCACCCTGACTGTCAAGATCCCCGCCGGCGTCGACACCGGCACCCGCGTCCAGCTCGCCGAGCAGGGCGAGGTCGGGCCCGGCGGCGGCCCCGCGGGCGACCTCTACGTCGAGATCCAGGTCGCCGCGCACCCCGTCTTCACCCGCCACGGCAACGACCTGCACTGCACGGTCACCGTCCCGATGACCGCCGCCGCGCTCGGCACCTCGCTGACGCTGCCGACGCTCGAGGCCGACGTCGAGCAGGGCGCCGACTCCGGCGTGGAGACCGAGTTCGAGCTCGAGATCCCCGCCGGCACCCAGTCCGGCACCGAGCAGGTGCTCCGCGGCCGGGGCGTGCCCGGGCTCCGCGGCGGCCGCGGCGACCTGGTCGTCTCCGTCGCCGTCGAGACCCCGCAGCGCCTCGACCCCCGCCAGGAGGAGCTGCTGCGCGAGCTGGCCGCGATCCGCGGCGAGGAGACCCCGTCGGGGCAGGTCAAGCCCGGCTCGAAGTCGTTCTTCGGCCGGCTCCGCGACGCCTTCGACGGCCACTGA
- the hrcA gene encoding heat-inducible transcriptional repressor HrcA, translating to MQEDRRLAVLRAIVEDYVATEEPVGSKALVERHALGVSPATVRNDMAVLEDEGYITQPHTSAGRVPTDKGYRLFVDRLSTVKPMSPAEKRAISSFLDGAVDLDDVVTRSVRLLSQLTRQVAVVQYPTLSRSTVRHVELVALAPTKLLVVLILSTGRVEQRLVELPAELAEDALADLRSRVNRAATGEVIADAVRRLREAVPEATGPGPDQDAGVTRAVVETLADAMEDHRSDARIAVGGAANLARYGDSFDSAVRPLLEALEEHVVLLKLLGEATEGGAVTVRIGAEGPYEQLASTSVVATGYGPRDEALATLGIVGPTRMDYPGTMSAVRAVARYVSRILDEG from the coding sequence GTGCAGGAGGACCGCAGGCTCGCCGTGCTGCGGGCCATCGTCGAGGACTACGTGGCGACCGAGGAGCCGGTGGGCTCCAAGGCCCTGGTCGAGCGGCACGCGCTGGGCGTCTCGCCCGCGACGGTGCGCAACGACATGGCCGTGCTGGAGGACGAGGGCTACATCACCCAGCCCCACACCAGCGCCGGGCGGGTCCCCACCGACAAGGGCTACCGGCTCTTCGTCGACCGGCTGAGCACGGTCAAGCCGATGTCGCCGGCCGAGAAGCGCGCGATCTCCTCCTTCCTCGACGGCGCCGTCGACCTCGACGACGTGGTCACCCGGTCGGTCCGGCTGCTCTCGCAGCTGACCCGCCAGGTCGCCGTCGTGCAGTACCCCACGCTCTCCCGCTCGACGGTGCGCCACGTCGAGCTGGTCGCGCTCGCCCCGACCAAGCTGCTGGTCGTGCTCATCCTCAGCACCGGCCGGGTCGAGCAGCGCCTCGTCGAGCTCCCCGCGGAGCTGGCCGAGGACGCGCTGGCCGATCTCCGCTCGCGGGTCAACCGGGCGGCCACCGGCGAGGTCATCGCCGACGCCGTACGACGCCTGCGCGAGGCGGTGCCCGAGGCCACCGGCCCCGGGCCGGACCAGGACGCCGGCGTCACCCGCGCGGTCGTCGAGACGCTCGCCGACGCGATGGAGGACCACCGCTCCGATGCGCGGATCGCGGTCGGCGGGGCCGCCAACCTCGCGCGCTACGGCGACTCCTTCGACTCCGCCGTACGTCCGCTGCTCGAGGCGCTCGAGGAGCACGTCGTGCTGCTCAAGCTCCTCGGCGAGGCGACCGAGGGAGGCGCGGTCACGGTGCGCATCGGCGCCGAGGGCCCCTACGAGCAGCTCGCCTCCACCAGCGTCGTCGCCACCGGGTACGGCCCGCGCGACGAGGCGCTGGCCACGTTGGGCATCGTCGGCCCCACGCGGATGGACTACCCCGGGACGATGTCGGCGGTGCGAGCCGTCGCCCGCTACGTCTCCCGGATCCTCGACGAGGGCTGA
- a CDS encoding MBL fold metallo-hydrolase, whose protein sequence is MTFTEIADRVWVTRRPWFDVTTTVVGGERGLVVVDTHGSAAAGRALADDVRALGAGEVVAVVNTHWHFDHTFGNQAFRELRADLPIHAHEEAVAELERGAAAVQERYAADPADPHRDDVLATTVVVPDQTFSSARVLDLGDRALELVHPGRGHTAGDLVLRVPDADVLVAGDLVESSAPPSFGEDSWPMEWPLSLDIVLGLTTSASVVVPGHGPVVDREAVEEQRNQIGIVAETARDLASRGVPLADALDAAEWPWPREHLATAVARAYAHLPGSQRRLPLI, encoded by the coding sequence GTGACCTTCACCGAGATCGCCGACCGGGTCTGGGTGACCCGCCGCCCCTGGTTCGACGTGACCACGACCGTCGTCGGGGGCGAGCGCGGGCTGGTCGTCGTCGACACCCACGGCTCGGCCGCGGCCGGGCGCGCGCTCGCCGACGACGTACGCGCCCTCGGCGCCGGCGAGGTCGTCGCCGTCGTCAACACCCACTGGCACTTCGACCACACCTTCGGCAACCAGGCCTTCCGCGAGCTCCGCGCCGACCTGCCGATCCACGCCCACGAGGAGGCCGTCGCCGAGCTCGAGCGGGGCGCCGCCGCCGTCCAGGAGCGGTACGCCGCCGACCCGGCCGACCCGCACCGCGACGACGTCCTCGCGACCACGGTGGTGGTGCCCGACCAGACCTTCTCCTCCGCCCGCGTGCTCGACCTCGGCGACCGCGCCCTCGAGCTGGTCCACCCCGGGCGCGGGCACACCGCCGGCGACCTGGTCCTGCGGGTGCCCGACGCCGACGTGCTGGTGGCCGGCGACCTGGTCGAGTCCTCGGCCCCGCCGTCGTTCGGGGAGGACTCCTGGCCGATGGAGTGGCCGCTCAGCCTCGACATCGTGCTCGGGCTGACCACCTCCGCCTCGGTCGTCGTCCCGGGCCACGGGCCGGTCGTGGACCGCGAGGCCGTCGAGGAGCAGCGCAACCAGATCGGCATCGTCGCCGAGACCGCCCGCGACCTGGCCTCGCGCGGCGTGCCGCTCGCCGACGCGCTCGACGCCGCGGAGTGGCCCTGGCCGCGCGAGCACCTGGCCACCGCCGTCGCCCGCGCCTACGCCCACCTGCCGGGCAGCCAGCGGCGCTTGCCGCTGATCTGA
- a CDS encoding DUF3097 domain-containing protein, giving the protein MTDRYGSDVLSTDWRAPKRGRAVEAPADLGAVVEEVTTDWVGEIVAVDRDLHTVTLEDRRNRRRTFPLGAGFLLEGRPVILVAPVRQAAPAKPTRTASGSIAVHDAKARVARASRIFVEGRHDAELVEKVWGDDLRIEGVVVEYLDGVDDLGEQLRDFRPGPNRRVGVLVDHLVKGSKESRIADAVRRSPVGKHVLIVGHPFIDIWAAVKPDRLGLQAWPDVPRHIEWKKGVCQQLGWPHRDQADIARAWKHILGKVHSFNDCEPALLGRVEELIDFVTEEHP; this is encoded by the coding sequence GTGACCGATCGCTACGGATCCGACGTCCTCTCCACCGACTGGCGCGCGCCCAAGCGCGGCCGTGCCGTCGAGGCGCCCGCCGACCTCGGCGCCGTGGTCGAGGAGGTCACCACCGACTGGGTCGGCGAGATCGTCGCCGTCGACCGCGACCTGCACACCGTCACCCTGGAGGACCGCCGCAACCGGCGGCGCACCTTCCCGCTCGGCGCCGGCTTCCTCCTCGAGGGCCGCCCGGTCATCCTGGTCGCGCCGGTCCGGCAGGCCGCGCCGGCCAAGCCCACCCGGACCGCGTCCGGCTCGATCGCGGTGCACGACGCGAAGGCCCGGGTCGCCCGGGCCAGCCGGATCTTCGTCGAGGGCCGCCACGACGCCGAGCTCGTGGAGAAGGTGTGGGGCGACGACCTGCGCATCGAGGGCGTCGTCGTGGAGTACCTCGACGGCGTCGACGACCTCGGCGAGCAGCTGCGCGACTTCCGCCCGGGCCCGAACCGCCGCGTCGGCGTCCTGGTCGACCACCTGGTCAAGGGTTCCAAGGAGAGCCGGATCGCCGATGCCGTCCGCCGCTCGCCGGTCGGCAAGCACGTGCTGATCGTCGGGCACCCGTTCATCGACATCTGGGCGGCGGTCAAGCCCGACCGCCTCGGGCTCCAGGCCTGGCCGGACGTCCCGCGCCACATCGAGTGGAAGAAGGGCGTGTGCCAGCAGCTGGGCTGGCCGCACCGCGACCAGGCCGACATCGCCCGCGCGTGGAAGCACATCCTGGGCAAGGTGCACTCCTTCAACGACTGCGAGCCGGCGCTTCTCGGTAGGGTCGAGGAGTTGATCGACTTCGTCACCGAGGAGCACCCGTGA
- a CDS encoding DUF4870 domain-containing protein has protein sequence MSDPYGPPPSDPQGQPSGNQPYGQQPYGQQPYGQQPYQQPYSQQPYSQQPYQGGGPMNPDERTWGGAAHWSALIGAFVAMAFLGPLLVMLVKGNQSAYVRAQAVESLNFQLSILIYGIVAFVLMFVLIGFILLPIVGVLWLVLTIIGSVKAANGELYRYPLTIRMVS, from the coding sequence GTGAGCGACCCCTACGGCCCCCCGCCGTCCGACCCGCAGGGCCAGCCCTCCGGGAACCAGCCGTACGGCCAGCAGCCGTACGGGCAACAGCCCTACGGACAGCAGCCGTACCAGCAGCCCTACAGCCAGCAGCCCTACAGCCAGCAGCCCTACCAGGGCGGCGGCCCGATGAACCCCGACGAGCGCACCTGGGGCGGCGCCGCACACTGGTCGGCGCTGATCGGCGCGTTCGTCGCCATGGCGTTCCTCGGCCCGCTGCTGGTGATGCTGGTCAAGGGCAACCAGTCGGCCTACGTCCGCGCGCAGGCCGTGGAGTCGCTGAACTTCCAGCTCTCGATCCTCATCTACGGGATCGTCGCGTTCGTGCTGATGTTCGTCCTGATCGGGTTCATCCTGTTGCCGATCGTCGGCGTGCTGTGGCTGGTCCTCACGATCATCGGGTCGGTGAAGGCCGCCAACGGCGAGCTCTACCGCTACCCGCTGACCATCCGGATGGTCAGCTGA
- the hemW gene encoding radical SAM family heme chaperone HemW, with the protein MPSVLPAGDPVPEDGALPEESLARLGERPFGFYVHVPFCTVRCGYCDFNTYTASELATTGGATVSRGSYAAAAIEEVRRARRVLGDRDLPVETVFLGGGTPTLLSPQDLGSVLAAIDEEFGLVAGAEVTTEANPDSVDLAYLDGLRAAGFTRVSIGMQSAVPHVLGVLDRTHDPLRVPAAVEWARAAGFDQVSLDLIYGTPGESLEDWAVSLDAALACAPDHVSAYALIVEEGTALARRVRRGEVPMPDDDDLADKYLLADEQMAAAGLGWYEVSNWSRDRASRCRHNELYWTGADWWGVGPGAHSHVGGTRWWNVKHPAAYADRLAAGRSPAHAREVLTAEDQRVERVLLELRLADGLDRAVLDEAGNAAVPGLVDRGLLVVRGDRLVLTREGRLLADAVVRDLLS; encoded by the coding sequence GTGCCTTCCGTCCTGCCCGCCGGTGACCCGGTGCCCGAGGACGGCGCCCTGCCGGAGGAGTCGCTGGCGCGGCTGGGGGAGCGGCCGTTCGGGTTCTACGTGCACGTGCCGTTCTGCACGGTGCGCTGCGGCTACTGCGACTTCAACACCTACACCGCCTCCGAGCTGGCGACCACCGGCGGCGCCACCGTCTCCCGCGGGTCCTACGCGGCCGCCGCGATCGAGGAGGTACGCCGCGCGCGGCGCGTGCTCGGCGACCGCGACCTCCCCGTGGAGACCGTCTTCCTCGGCGGCGGCACCCCCACGCTGCTGAGCCCGCAGGACCTCGGCTCGGTGCTGGCCGCGATCGATGAGGAGTTCGGCCTGGTGGCCGGCGCCGAGGTGACCACCGAGGCCAACCCCGACAGCGTCGACCTGGCCTACCTCGACGGGCTCCGGGCGGCCGGCTTCACCCGCGTCTCGATCGGCATGCAGTCCGCGGTGCCGCACGTGCTCGGCGTGCTCGACCGCACCCACGACCCGCTCCGGGTCCCCGCCGCCGTGGAGTGGGCCCGCGCCGCGGGGTTCGACCAGGTCAGCCTCGACCTCATCTACGGCACGCCGGGGGAGTCCCTCGAGGACTGGGCGGTCTCCCTGGACGCCGCGCTGGCCTGCGCGCCCGACCACGTGTCGGCGTACGCGCTCATCGTCGAGGAGGGGACCGCCCTGGCCCGCCGGGTGCGGCGCGGCGAGGTGCCGATGCCCGACGACGACGACCTGGCCGACAAGTACCTCCTGGCCGACGAGCAGATGGCCGCGGCCGGGCTCGGCTGGTACGAGGTGTCGAACTGGAGCCGCGACCGGGCCTCGCGGTGCCGGCACAACGAGCTCTACTGGACCGGCGCGGACTGGTGGGGCGTCGGCCCCGGCGCGCACTCCCACGTCGGCGGGACGCGCTGGTGGAACGTCAAGCACCCCGCGGCGTACGCCGACCGGCTGGCCGCCGGGCGCAGCCCCGCCCACGCCCGCGAGGTGCTCACCGCCGAGGACCAGCGGGTCGAGCGGGTGCTGCTGGAGCTGCGGCTCGCCGACGGGCTCGACCGCGCCGTGCTCGACGAGGCCGGGAACGCAGCAGTCCCCGGCCTGGTGGACCGGGGACTGCTGGTGGTGCGGGGCGACCGGCTGGTGCTCACCCGCGAGGGCCGGCTGCTCGCCGACGCCGTGGTGCGCGACCTGCTCAGCTGA
- a CDS encoding error-prone DNA polymerase codes for MGWNNPAMPWAELERRLSGRPDLSSEAPISRRKSRPKQTDVAAPDGPVVPYAELHCHSGFSFLDGASSPDQLVLEAIRLGLDSLAITDHDGFHGAPLFAETAQVNAAPSGRSGLRTAYGSELSLDLGRAQQGVADPEGTHLLVLARGVEGYHRLAAAITDAHLRGQEKGRPVYDLAELGERGRGHWLVLTGCRKGAVRSALAAEGPAAAARELRRLVELFGRDSVAVELVDHGYPTDSATNDLLFAMAAEHGLPAVATNNVHHARPGDHRLAAAMAAIRARRSLAEMDGWLPASGAASLRSGEEMARRFARYPGAVARSVELADQVVFDLQKATPRLPKDGIPEGHTPISWLKVLTWRGFEERYYGTDLEAEARAKIHHELEVIERKDFAGYFVIVHDIVAFARSRGILCQGRGSAASSVVCHALGITAIDPVFYKLPFERFISEHRDEEPDIDVDFDSDRREEVIQWVYERYGRHNAAQVANVISYRPKMAVRDAAKALGFSPGQQDAWSKSISSWSRVEPDGDPGETAIPEPVVALANQLLAAPRHLGIHSGGMVLTERPIGEVCPIEHARMENRTVLQWDKDGCEFMGLVKFDLLGLGMLSALDHMMRIAAEHLGDHWELATIPKEEPAVYDMLCRADSIGVFQVESRAQIGTLPRLQPRCFYDLAIEIALIRPGPIQGGAVHPYVRRATGRDPVEYPHPELVPVLERTLGVPLFQEQLMDMAKTIGDCTPDEADLLRRAMGSKRGIERIESIKHKLYAGMERRGIVGDDADAIYVKILSFANFGFAESHALSFAKLVYASSWFKLHYPGAFLAGLLRAQPMGFYSAQSLVGDARRHGVTVLKPDLERSRARADLEPLGPGARTTGMDSCLLDHPGKTFFVPGTPDPTPQHRRDAAYAVRLGLDSVRGIGPEVAARIVAARAERPFRDQVDLSRRAGLDTRQLEALATAGVFDSSGLTRRQALWNAGWTEQEDQLEGVRASGAAPMLPDMDEVEVTMADLWATGVTTDSHPFGHLRDQLRRAGIRSVADLAATEANRRISVAGLVTHRQRPGTAGGVTFLNLEDETGMLNVICTVGVWRRHRKAAAGSAAVVIRGMLEREDGATNLVADKISSLEELHPEAGRALRDKHRSRDFR; via the coding sequence ATGGGCTGGAACAACCCCGCCATGCCGTGGGCCGAGCTCGAGCGGCGGCTCTCCGGGCGCCCCGACCTGTCCTCGGAGGCGCCGATCTCGCGGCGCAAGAGCCGGCCGAAGCAGACCGACGTCGCCGCCCCCGACGGGCCGGTGGTGCCCTACGCCGAGCTGCACTGCCACTCCGGGTTCAGCTTCCTCGACGGCGCGAGCTCGCCGGACCAGCTGGTGCTCGAGGCGATCCGGCTCGGGCTGGACTCGTTGGCGATCACCGACCACGACGGCTTCCACGGGGCGCCGCTGTTCGCCGAGACCGCCCAGGTCAACGCCGCCCCCTCGGGGCGCTCGGGCCTGCGCACGGCGTACGGCTCGGAGCTCTCCCTCGACCTCGGCCGGGCCCAGCAGGGCGTGGCCGACCCCGAGGGCACCCACCTGCTGGTGCTCGCCCGCGGGGTGGAGGGCTACCACCGGCTGGCCGCGGCGATCACCGACGCCCACCTGCGCGGCCAGGAGAAGGGGCGACCGGTCTACGACCTCGCCGAGCTCGGCGAGCGCGGGCGCGGCCACTGGCTGGTGCTGACCGGGTGCCGCAAGGGCGCGGTGCGCTCGGCGCTCGCGGCCGAGGGGCCCGCCGCGGCGGCGCGCGAGCTGCGCCGGCTCGTGGAGCTGTTCGGCCGCGACTCGGTGGCCGTCGAGCTGGTCGACCACGGCTACCCGACCGACTCGGCCACCAACGACCTGCTCTTCGCGATGGCCGCCGAGCACGGCCTGCCCGCGGTGGCCACCAACAACGTCCACCACGCCCGCCCCGGCGACCACCGGCTGGCCGCGGCGATGGCGGCGATCCGGGCCCGGCGCAGCCTGGCGGAGATGGACGGCTGGCTGCCGGCGAGCGGCGCGGCGTCCCTGCGGTCGGGGGAGGAGATGGCGCGGCGCTTCGCCCGCTACCCCGGCGCGGTGGCCCGCTCGGTGGAGCTGGCCGACCAGGTCGTCTTCGACCTGCAGAAGGCGACCCCGCGGCTGCCCAAGGACGGCATCCCCGAGGGGCACACCCCGATCAGCTGGCTCAAGGTGCTGACCTGGCGCGGCTTCGAGGAGCGCTACTACGGCACCGACCTGGAGGCCGAGGCGCGCGCGAAGATCCACCACGAGCTGGAGGTCATCGAGCGCAAGGACTTCGCCGGCTACTTCGTCATCGTCCACGACATCGTCGCCTTCGCCCGCTCCCGCGGGATCCTGTGCCAGGGCCGCGGGTCGGCCGCCAGCTCGGTGGTCTGCCACGCGCTGGGCATCACCGCGATCGACCCGGTCTTCTACAAGCTCCCCTTCGAGCGGTTCATCTCCGAGCACCGCGACGAGGAGCCCGACATCGACGTGGACTTCGACTCCGACCGCCGCGAGGAGGTCATCCAGTGGGTCTATGAGCGCTACGGCCGGCACAACGCCGCCCAGGTCGCCAACGTGATCAGCTACCGCCCCAAGATGGCGGTCCGCGACGCCGCCAAGGCGCTCGGCTTCTCCCCGGGCCAGCAGGACGCCTGGTCGAAGTCGATCTCCAGCTGGAGCCGGGTCGAGCCGGACGGAGACCCCGGCGAGACCGCGATCCCCGAGCCGGTCGTGGCGCTGGCCAACCAGCTGCTCGCGGCGCCCCGCCACCTCGGCATCCACTCCGGCGGGATGGTGCTCACCGAGCGCCCCATCGGCGAGGTCTGCCCGATCGAGCACGCCCGGATGGAGAACCGCACCGTCCTGCAGTGGGACAAGGACGGCTGCGAGTTCATGGGCCTGGTCAAGTTCGACCTGCTCGGCCTCGGGATGCTCTCCGCGCTCGACCACATGATGCGGATCGCGGCCGAGCACCTCGGCGACCACTGGGAGCTGGCGACGATCCCCAAGGAGGAGCCGGCGGTCTACGACATGCTCTGCCGCGCCGACTCCATCGGCGTCTTCCAGGTCGAGAGCCGCGCCCAGATCGGCACCCTCCCGCGGCTGCAGCCGCGCTGCTTCTACGACCTGGCCATCGAGATCGCGCTCATCCGCCCCGGGCCGATCCAGGGCGGCGCGGTCCACCCCTACGTCCGCCGCGCCACCGGGCGCGACCCGGTCGAGTACCCCCACCCCGAGCTGGTCCCGGTGCTCGAGCGGACCCTCGGCGTACCGCTGTTCCAGGAGCAGCTGATGGACATGGCCAAGACCATCGGCGACTGCACGCCCGACGAGGCCGACCTGCTGCGCCGGGCGATGGGCTCCAAGCGCGGCATCGAGCGGATCGAGAGCATCAAGCACAAGCTGTACGCCGGGATGGAGCGGCGCGGCATCGTCGGCGACGACGCCGACGCGATCTACGTCAAGATCCTCTCCTTCGCCAACTTCGGGTTCGCCGAGAGCCACGCGCTGTCCTTCGCCAAGCTCGTCTACGCCAGCTCCTGGTTCAAGCTGCACTACCCGGGCGCGTTCCTCGCCGGGCTGCTGCGCGCCCAGCCGATGGGCTTCTACTCCGCGCAGTCGCTCGTCGGCGACGCCCGGCGCCACGGCGTCACCGTGCTCAAGCCCGACCTCGAGCGCTCCCGCGCCCGGGCCGACCTCGAGCCGCTGGGCCCCGGCGCGCGCACCACCGGGATGGACTCCTGCCTGCTCGACCACCCGGGCAAGACGTTCTTCGTCCCCGGCACCCCCGACCCCACCCCGCAGCACCGGCGCGACGCGGCGTACGCCGTCCGGCTGGGGCTGGACTCGGTGCGCGGGATCGGCCCCGAGGTGGCGGCGCGGATCGTGGCCGCCCGGGCCGAGCGCCCCTTCCGCGACCAGGTCGACCTCTCGCGCCGCGCCGGCCTCGACACCCGCCAGCTCGAGGCGCTGGCGACCGCGGGGGTCTTCGACTCCAGCGGGCTGACCCGGCGCCAGGCGCTGTGGAACGCCGGCTGGACCGAGCAGGAGGACCAGCTCGAGGGGGTCCGGGCCTCGGGGGCGGCGCCGATGCTGCCCGACATGGACGAGGTCGAGGTGACGATGGCCGACCTGTGGGCCACCGGGGTCACCACCGACAGCCACCCGTTCGGCCACCTGCGCGACCAGCTGCGCCGCGCCGGGATCCGGTCGGTGGCCGACCTGGCCGCGACCGAGGCCAACCGCCGGATCAGCGTCGCGGGGCTGGTCACCCACCGCCAGCGGCCCGGCACCGCCGGCGGGGTCACCTTCCTCAACCTCGAGGACGAGACCGGCATGCTCAACGTCATCTGCACCGTCGGGGTCTGGCGGCGCCACCGCAAGGCCGCCGCCGGGTCCGCGGCGGTCGTCATCCGCGGGATGCTCGAGCGCGAGGACGGCGCCACCAACCTGGTGGCCGACAAGATCTCCTCCCTCGAGGAGCTGCACCCCGAGGCCGGCCGCGCGCTGCGGGACAAGCACCGCTCGCGCGACTTCCGCTGA